A window of Micromonospora eburnea genomic DNA:
ACCGGTCGTGAGCACCGAGGTGGGCGCGGCGCACACCCGGTTGGAGGGCCGGGACAAGGTGACCGGCGCCGCCCGGTACGCCGTCGAGTTCCCGGCCGACGACGTGGCCTACGGCTGGGCGGTGCCGGCCGGGGCCGCCCGGGGCCGGATCACCCGGATCGACCCGGCCCCGGCGCTGGCCGTGCCCGGAGTGCTCGACGTGCTGTACCACGGCCACGCGCCACGGCTGGTGCCCGGCGTGGACGCCACCCTGTTCCTGCTCCAGGAGCCGGCCGTGCACTACCGGGGAGAACTGATCGCGGTCGTGGTGGCCGAGACCCTCGAAGCGGCCCGGGAGGGCGCCCGGCTGGTCCGCGTCGACTACGACACCGAACCACACAGCACCGTCCTCACCGAACACCACCCGGGCCTGTACCGGCCGGACAAGGTCAACCCCGGTTACCCGGCCGACACCGCCGACGGCGACTTCGACGCCGGATTCGCCGCCGCGCAGGTCCGCGTCGACGCCACCTACCGCACCCCGGCCTACCACAACAACCCGATGGAGCCGCACGCCACCACCGCCCACTGGCAGGACGGGCGGCTGCTGGTGCACGACTCCAACCAGGGCTCGACCGCCGTCCAGGCCAGCCTCGCCGGGCTGTTCGGGCTGCCCCACGAGGCGGTCCGGGTGATCACCGAACATGTCGGCGGCGGCTTCGGCAGCAAGGGGGACGCCAAGGCGCCCGTGGTGCTCGCCGCGCTCGCCGCCCGGCAGGTGGGCCGGCCGGTCCGGCTCGCCCTGACCCGGCAGCAGCTCTTCGGCCCGATCGGGTACCGCACCCCAACCATCCAGCGGGTACGCCTCGGCGCCGACGCCGACGGCCGGATCACCGCGGTGTGCCACGACGCGATCAGCCAGACCTCGACCATCCACGAGTTCGCCGAACAGACCGCCGTCTACACCCGCAGCATGTACGCCGGCCGCCACCGGCGTACCACGCACCGGCTGGTGCGGCTGGACGTGCCGACCCCGTTCTGGATGCGCGCGCCCGGCGAGTGTCCCGGCGCGTACGCGCTGGAGTCCGCGATGGACGAGCTGGCCATCGCCGGCGGCCTCGACCCGGTCGAGCTGCGCATCCGCAACGACCCCGCCGTCGACCCGGAGCGGGGACAGCCGTTCAGCAGCCGGAACCTGGTCGCCTGCCTGCGTGAGGGGGCCCGCCGGTTCGGCTGGGCCGACCGGGACCCGACGCCCGGCGTCCGGCGCGACGGGCGGTGGCTGGTCGGCACCGGGGTGGCCGGGTCCAGCTACCCGGCCCGGTCCCGGGCCGCCGCGGCGGCGGCCACCGCCGCACCCGACGGCACCGTCGAGGTACGGATCAACGCCACCGACATCGGCACCGGCGCCCGTACCGCCCTGTGGCAGGTGGCCGTGGACGCGCTGGCGGTGCC
This region includes:
- a CDS encoding xanthine dehydrogenase family protein molybdopterin-binding subunit, with translation MSTEVGAAHTRLEGRDKVTGAARYAVEFPADDVAYGWAVPAGAARGRITRIDPAPALAVPGVLDVLYHGHAPRLVPGVDATLFLLQEPAVHYRGELIAVVVAETLEAAREGARLVRVDYDTEPHSTVLTEHHPGLYRPDKVNPGYPADTADGDFDAGFAAAQVRVDATYRTPAYHNNPMEPHATTAHWQDGRLLVHDSNQGSTAVQASLAGLFGLPHEAVRVITEHVGGGFGSKGDAKAPVVLAALAARQVGRPVRLALTRQQLFGPIGYRTPTIQRVRLGADADGRITAVCHDAISQTSTIHEFAEQTAVYTRSMYAGRHRRTTHRLVRLDVPTPFWMRAPGECPGAYALESAMDELAIAGGLDPVELRIRNDPAVDPERGQPFSSRNLVACLREGARRFGWADRDPTPGVRRDGRWLVGTGVAGSSYPARSRAAAAAATAAPDGTVEVRINATDIGTGARTALWQVAVDALAVPADRVAIRIGDSALPPAGVAGGSMGTASWSWAVIRACEGLRERMRESPGGTVPAEGLTVEVSTADEIRAQPARPRYAYGAHFVEVRVDVDTGEIRVSRMLGVFAAGRIVNPTTARSQFIGGMTMGLSMALHEEGLLDERYGDWVNHDLATYHVSACADVERIEAYWLPEEDTELNPAGVKGIGEIGIVGSAAAVTNAVHHATGVRIRDLPVRADKLLDRLPASTPP